The sequence below is a genomic window from Streptomyces sp. NBC_00582.
ACGTGACCGGGTTCCGCCTACGCGAAATCCCCAAGAATGGTTTACGGTTCATCCATAGGCGGTGAGCGAGGTCGAGCGACAGCCTCCTTCGTACACCATCCTTGACGGCCCTGGCTGGCTTCCCCCGTCCAGCCAGGGCTTTTTCCTGCCCTTCCGCCGAAAGTCACCTCCGCCGAGGTGCCCGGTCGGCCGGCAGCGGCTGAAATGGGCTGTGGAGAAAGCACCGCGACCGATCGCCCGGCGAGGAGCACCGCGCCATGACCAAAGCGACCAAACTGCTGACCGCCCTCCCCCCGCCCCAGCGCCGGCGTCTGATGGAGCTGGCCCGGGAGGTCTCCTTCCCGGAGGACGCCCGGATCTTCGAGGCGGGCGGCCACGCCGACCGTTTCTGGGTCGTCCGCTCCGGCGCGGTCTCCCTCGTCCAGCCGGTGACCTCGGTGCAGCGCGTCACCGTCGCGAGCCTCGGCGCCGGTGATCTGCTCGGCTGGTCCTGGCTGTTCCCGCCGTACCGGTGGGACTTCGGCGCCGAGGCGTTCAGCCCGGTCCGCGCCTACGAGTTCGAGGCGCAGCCGGTGCTGAAGCTGTGCGAGGAGGACCCGGCGCTCGGGGTCACCCTCGTACGGATCGTGGCCGAGATCCTCGCCCACCGGCTGGAGATGACCCGCAACCGCCTGCTGGAGCAGTACGGGACCCACCGGCGCCGGGTGCTGTGAGCGGCGCTCGGCGGATCGGTCAGACCCGGTAGCGGCGCAGCGCCGGTACCGCGGCCGCCAGGGCCAGCATCACCGTGACGACCAGCAGGCCGCCGCCCGCGACCGCCGCCCGGGGACCGAACGCGGCGCCCGCGGTGCCGTGCAGGACGTCGGCGAGCCGCGGTCCGCCCGCGACGACGACCGTGAAGACGCCCTGCATCCGGCCGCGCATCTCGTCGGTGGCCGCGGACAGCAGGATCGCCCCGCGGAAGACCATCGAGACCATGTCGGCGACGCCGGCGACGGCCAGGAACAGCACCGCGAGCCACAGGCTCGTGCTCAGCCCGAACCCGGTGATCGCGGCGCCCCAGGCGACGACCGCGCCGATCACCATCCAGCCGTGCCGACGGGCCCGGGAGAACGTTCCGGAGAACAGTCCGCCCAGCACCGCGCCGATGGGGATCGCCGCGAACAGCAGACCGAGGGCGAGCCCTTCGCTGTAGGACGCGTACGTCTCCGCGGCGAGCTGCGGGAACAGGGCGCGGGGCATGCCGAAGACCATCGCGACGACATCCGCGAGGAAGGACAGCAGCAGGACCTTGTGCCCGGCTATGTACCGGAAGCCCTCCGCGATCTCGCGCACCCCGGCCCGCTTGGCCGTGGCGGTCGCGAGCGGCGGCAGCGCGGGCAGCCGGACGACCGCCCACAGCGTCACGCACAGGGCGAGGGCGTCGAGCAGATACAGCTCGGGCAGGCCGATCACCGGGATCAGGGCGCCCGCGAGCAGCGGGCCCGCGACCAGTCCGGTCTGCATGACCGTGGAGCCGAGGGCGTTGGCGGCGGCGAGTTCCTCCGCCGGGACCAGCCGGGCGATCGAGGCGTTGCGGGCGGGCGCGTTGAGGCCGAAGAACGCCTGCTGGGCGGCGAGCAGCACCATCAGCACGGCCACCGAGTCCAGGCCGGAGACGGCCTGGAGCCAGAACAGCACCGAGGTGACGGCGATCCCGGTGTTGGTGATCAGCAGCAGCCTGCGCCGGTCCATGGTGTCGGCGACGGCGCCGCCCCACAGCGCGAACAGCACCATCGGCACCAGCCCGGCGAGGCTGGCGTAGCCGACCCAGGCGGAGGAGCCGGTGATGTCGTAGATCTGCTTGGGCACGGCGACGGCGGTGAGCTGGCTGCCGACGGCCGTCACGATGGTCGAGGACCACAGCCGGCGGTAGGCGGGGCGGCGCAGGGGGCGGGTGTCCATCGCCCAGCGGCGCCAGCCGCGCCGGGCCGCTTCCTGGGGATGCGGGCCGTCGTCGGTACCGGCCTCGGGTGCGGTGCTGCTGCTCTCGCTGGTGTCCACACGCGTCCTGGTTGCTCGTTACATCTTTCGGGTCGGGGGCCACTATTTCAGCAGCACCTGGGGGGACGCGGCCCTTTTGGACGTGCAATCTCAGATCGCGGACTCAGGCGCCCGCGACGAGCAGCACTCCGAGGGTGACCATCGTGGCGGCGACCAGGCCGTCGAGGACACGCCAGGCGGCGGGCCGGGTCAGGAAGCGGCCGAGCAGGCGGGCGCCGAAGCCCAGGGCGGCGAACCAGCACAGACTGGCGAGGGCGGCCCCGAGGCCGAAGGTCCAGCGCAGCGGGCCGCGGTCGGCGGCGATGGAACCGACCAGGAAGACCGTGTCGAGGTAGACGTGCGGGTTGAGCCAGGTGAGGGCGAGGCAGGTGAGCACGGCCCGGCGGCGTGAGCCGGCGGCCTCCCCGTCGGTGCGCAGCGCGTCGGTGCCGGGCCGGATCACCCTGCGGGCCGCCAGCAGTCCGTAGCCGAGCAGGAACGCGCCGCCGACCCACCCGACCACGGTCAGGGCGTCCGGCCAGGCCACCACCAGGGCGCCCACGCCGCCCACCCCGAGGGCGATGAGGACGGCGTCGGACAGGGCGCAGATCCCGACGACGGCCAGGACGGCGTCGCGGCGGATCCCCTGCCGCAGGACGAAGGCGTTCTGGGCGCCGATGGCGACGATGAGCGAGAGACCGGTGCCGAAGCCTGCGGCCGCGGCGGCGAGTGCGGTGGACATGGCCTCCAGGCTAGGGAGGCGATCACCGCACGTACAGCTAAAGATTTTTACGTACCATTAGCGCTCGTGATGACCTCATGATGACCGACCTCCCCCTCGAGCAAGTGCGGACGCTGCTGGCCGTGGTGGACGAGGGCACCTTCGACGCGGCGGCCGCGGTGCTGCATGTGACACCGTCGGCGGTCAGTCAGCGCGTCAAGGCGCTGGAGCAGCGCACGGGCCGGGTCCTGCTGCTGCGCACCAAGCCGGTGCGGCCCACGGAGTCCGGTGAGATCGTCGTCCGGTTCGCCCGGCAGCTCGCCCGGCTGGAACGCGACACGCGGTCCGAGCTGGGCATGAGCGGGGCCGGTGAGCCGACGCGGGTGACGGTCGCGGTGAACGCGGACTCGCTGGCGACCTGGTTCCTGCCCGCCCTGGCCCGGGTGCCGCGGGATCCGCCGCTGTGCTTCGAACTCCACCGGGAGGACGAGACGCGTACGGCGGAACTCCTGCGCGAGGGGCTCGTGATGGCCGCGGTCACCTCGTCGTCGGAGGCGGTGACCGGCTGTTCGGTGCGCGTCCTGGGCACCATGCGCTATCTGGCCGCCGCCAGCCCGGAGTTCGTGGCCCGCCATCTGTCGGACGGGCCCCTGGCCGAGACGCTGGCGCGGGCGCCGGTGATGACCTTCGACCGCAGCGACGATCTCCAGGACGCGTTCGTCCGCAGGCTGCGGCGGGGCGTCGGCGGCGCGGGTCCCCTCCGACACGCCGTGCCGACCTCGGAGGGTTTCGTGGACGCGGTCGCCGCCGGGTTCGGCTGGGGCATGGTCCCCGAGGCGCAGGCGGGCACCCTGCTGGACACCGGCCGTCTGATCCCCCTGGCCCCCGACCGCCCTCTGGACGTACCGCTGTACTGGCAGCAGTGGAAACTCGACTCGCCGGCCCTGGCGGCGGTGGCCGAGGCCGTCGCCGAGGAGGCCACGCAGGCGTTGAGGAGGTGAGGGGCGGACCGGGGCCGGATCAGGTGCCCAGGCCCGCCAAGGTGCCCGCCGCGCTGTCCAGGAGCATCTCCAGGGCCGTCGGGTAGGCGCTGGTGAGCATGTGGGAGGTCAGCAGGGGGGCCGCCTCGGCGATGCGGGGGTGGGTGGTGGCGGGGAGCCGGGCGTAGGTCGAGGCCCACTTGGCGTCGTCGGCGCGCTGGGACGCCCGGGGCAGGGCCAGGGACGCCGCGTCCAGGGCGGCGAAGGCCAGTGTCTGGTCGATGAAGGCGTGGTAGATGCGGACCGTCTCCGGGAGGGGGAAGCCAGCGGTGCGCAGAATGTCCAGGACGGCCTCGTCGGCGGCCAGTTCGTTCGCCCGGCCGGTGACCCGGCTCGCGGTGAGCTGCGCCGCCTGCGGATGGGCGACGTACGCGGCGTGGATGCGCAGCCCGATCGCGTGCAGGTCCGCCCGCCACCGACCCGACGGCGTCCAGCCGCGCAGCGCCTCCCCGATCAGCGCGTCGCCGATGGCCAGGGTCAGCTCGTCCATGCCCCGGAAGTAGCGGTACAGGGTGCTGGGGTCGCAGTCCAGGGCGAGGCCGAGGCGGCGCGCGGTCAGCCCGCTGCTGCCGTGCTCGCGCAGCAGCCGCAGCGCGGCGTCCACGATCAGCCGCTCGGAGAGCACGGTGCCGCTCCTGGTGGGCCGGCGCCGCCGCCGCTTCTCCTCCGGTACGACCGCCTTCGGCATCCTCGTCCGCCTCCTTATGCCAACGCCATTGACCTTACGGCAGGGGAAGGCGTTGTATCGCGGACAGGGCCCCCTTCTTCCGCACACCTCCTTGCGCACCTCTTGCGCACACCTTTCGACCGAGGGAGTTCTCGTCATGCGTGTCCTGCTCGTGGGCGCCGGTGGCGTCGGTACCGCCGTCACCCGGATCGCCGCCCGGCGTCCGTTCCTCGAGGCGATGGTGGTCGCCGACCACGACCCCGCCCGCGCCGCGGCCGCCGTCGCCGCGCTGGACGGCGACGACCGGTTCACCGCCGAGCGCGTCGACGCCGGCGACGAGGAGGCGGTCGCCGCGCTGCTCGCCCGGCACCGCTGCGACGTGCTGCTCAACGCCACCGACCCGCGTTTCGTGATGCCCCTGTTCGGCGCGGCGCGCACCGCCGGGGCCACCTATGTCGACATGGCGATGTCCCTGTCCCGGCCGCACCCCGAGCGGCCCTACGAGGAGTGCGGGGTCAAGCTCGGCGACGCCCAGTTCGCCCGGGCCGACGAGTGGGCGGAGGCGGGCCGCCTCGCCCTGGTCGGCATGGGGGTGGAGCCCGGTCTGTCGGACGTGTTCGCGCGGTACGCCGCCGACGAGCTCTTCGACGAGATCGAGGAGATCGGCATCCGGGACGGCGCCAACCTCACCGTCGACGGCGCCGACTTCGCGCCCTCCTTCAACATCTGGACCACCATCGAGGAGTGTCTGAACCCCCCGGTGGTCTACGAGGCGGACCGCGGCTGGTACACCACCGAGCCCTTCAGCGAGCCGGAGGTGTTCGACTTCCCCGAGGGCATCGGCCCGGTCGAGTGCGTCAACGTGGAGCACGAGGAGGTGCTGCTCGTCCCCCGCTGGGTGGACGCCCGCCGGGTCACCTTCAAGTACGGCCTGGGCCGCGAGTTCGTCGACACGCTGAAGACGCTGCACAGACTGGAGCTGGACCGCACCACGCCGGTCACCGTGCCCAGCGCGGCGGGCCCGGTGCCGGTCTCGCCCCGGGACGTGGTCGCCGCCTGTCTGCCCGACCCGGCGACGCTGGGCGAGCGCATGCACGGCAAGACCTGCGCCGGCACCTGGGTGCGGGGCGTGAAGGACGGCGCGCCGCGCGAGGTGTACCTGTACCACGTGGTCGACAACCAGTGGTCCATGGCCGAGTACGGCAGCCAGGCCGTGGTCTGGCAGACGGCGGTCAACCCGGTCGTCGCCCTGGAACTCCTCGCCACCGGCGCCTGGTCCGGCAAGGGCGTCCTCGGCCCCGAGGCGTTCCCCGCCCGCCCCTTCCTCGACCTGCTGACCGCTTACGGCTCCCCGTGGGGTGTGCGGGAGCAGTGAGCCCGTTCCCGGTCGCGTCCGTTTCACTTCCGCACCGGCGGTGACCCGCCCCGGAGCAACGCGTCAGGAACAGCAGGAAGAGTACGGACGACTTCGAGCGGAGTGACTTCGATGGACGACTGGCGACAGCACGCGGCGTGCCGCCACGAGGACCCCGACCTCTTCTTCCCGATCGGCACCTCGGGACCGTCGCTGCTGCAGACGCAGCAGGCGAAGGCGGTGTGCCACCGCTGCCCGGTGCGCGAGCAGTGCCTGGAGTGGGCGCTGGACACGGACCAGACCCTGGGCGTGTGGGGCGGCACGACCGAGACGGAACGGCGCGCGCTCCGACGGCGCGCCCGGGCCCGCCGGGGTTCATGACCGCCGTAGCGGCCCCCGCCTCGCCGTGTGCCGTTCGCCCTCGGTGCGGGCCTCCTCCGCCCGGTCCTCCGCGGGCACGGTGGCCGCGGGCAGGCGCAGGGTGAAGGTGCTGCCGGTGCCGGGGGTGCTCGCCGCCTCGGCGGTGCCGCCGTGGGCGGCCACCAGCTGCCGGACGATCGCGAGACCGAGACCGCTGCCCCCGGTGCGGCGGCTGCGGGACTTCTCCGCGCGCCAGAACCGGTCGAAGACGTACGGCAGATCCTCGGCCGCGATGCCGGTGCCGGTGTCGCCGACCGTCAGGACCGCCTCGCCGCCGTCCCGCCGGGCGCCGAGCGTGACCGTACCGCCGGGCGGGGTGTGCCGTACGGCGTTGGCGACGAGGTTGCCGAGTGCCTGGCGCAGCCGTACCGGGTCGGCGTCCAGCCAGGGCGTGCCGTCGGTCCCGGTGCGCAGGGTGACGCCGGCGTCCTGGGCGGCGACCCGGTGGGCCGCGGCGACCTGGGCGAGGAGGTCGTCGGCGGGGACGGGTTCGCGGTGCAGGCGCAGGGTGCCGGCGTCCGCCGCGGCGAGGTCGCGCAGGTCGTCGATGACCCGCTGGAGGAGGACGGCCTCCTCGTGCAGGGCACCGAGGAGTGCGGGGTCGGGCTCGACCAGTCCGTCCCGGGTGACCTCCAGCCAGCCCCGGATGTTGGTGAGCGGGCTGCGCAGTTCATGGGCCACGTCGGCGACCAGGGCCTTGCGCTGGGCCTCCAGTTTCTCCCGGCGCTCGGCGAGGTCGTTGAACGCCTCCGCGAGGATGCCGGTCTCGTCGCGGGTGGTGACGGGGACGCGCGCGTGGCTGTCCGGGGGCTGCTGGGCGGCCTCGGTGAGGGCGCGCAGGGGGCGGACCAGCCGTGTGGCGACGACGGCCGAGACGGCGACGGTGAGGGCGAGGACCAGTCCGGCGGTGCCGAAGACCTTCGCCTTGTTGGCCGGTGACATGTTCCAGCGGGGTGTGGCGGGGTTGTCGCCGCCGCCGAGGAAGAGCTGGGCGGTCGGGGCGACGTACGGGTCGAGCTGCGCGATCCGGGCGTCGTCCAGGCATGCCTGCAGGTCGCTCAGCGACTTGGTGCCGTCCACCCGGTCGAGCTCCGAGATCACGGAGGGGGCGAGACCGGCGCCGCCGGTGGCGTGGACGAGCCGGAGCGGCTTGCGGTCGAAGCCCGCCGGGGTGGGACAGTCCGCCTCGGCCCGTTTCTCCAGCGCGCGGAGAGCCTTCTGCTCCGTGGACATCGGTGTGTCGAGCTGACTCTGAACCCCCTGGCACGGGCCGTCGACGGCGGGCGACCGCGAGGAGCCGTCGTCCGCGGTGACCACCGGCCGGCCGCCGGGGGTGTGGGTGAGGGTCGACTCGTAGCCGCGTTGCTCGTAGCAGGTCCGCAGTTGCGCGGCCGCGGCGTCCAGTTCGTGCCGCTCGCCGGAGGTGAGCCGGTAGGGGCCGACCGCGCGCGGGTCGACACCGGTGAGCTGGGCTCCGCGTTCGGTGTAGGTGTCGGTGCTCAGGGGGTCGACGGTGGCGGCGGCGCGGGGCGGCAGCGAGGCGCCCTCGGGGGCGGAGTCGGCGATCGGGGTGCGGTCGGCGGTGGTGAGGGCGATCCGGCGGTCGGTCTTCGCCGACAGGGCCCGCACCTTCGCCTCGACGCCCTTCCAGGTGGGATGGGTGGCGGCGTAGCCGCTCAGCTCGGCGAGGATGTCCATGTCGTCGGCGAGGGCCTGGCCCTGTTCCTCGCGCAGGGCGCGGGTGGTGGTGGCGACGGCGAGCCAGGCGGTGGCGGCGACGGAACACACCGCGATCAGCACGGAGGTGAACAGCAGCCGCACCAGCAGCCGTTTGCGCAGGGGGATGCGGGTCACGGGCGGGTTCCGCTCAGTTTGTAGCCGACGCCGAACACGGTCACCAGGCGTACGGGTCTGCGCGGGTTCGCCTCGATCTTGCGGCGCAGGTTCATGATGTGCACGTCGATGGCCCGTTCGGTGGAGGAGCGGTCGAAACCGCGGGTGCACTGGAGCAACTGCCGCCGGGAGAAGACCCGTTCCGGCTCGCCGGCGAGGGCGAGCAGGATGTGGAACTCGGCCGGGGTGCACTCCACGGGCACCCCGTCGCACGTCACCTCGTGCCGTACCGGGTCGACGGCGATCCCGCCCGCGCGCACCGCCGGCTCCTCGCGCTGTGCGGCGGTCCGCCCGCTGCGCCGCAGCACGGTGCGGATCCGGGCCATCAGCTCACGTGGGCTGTACGGCTTGGTCATGTAGTCGTCGGCGCCGACCTCCAGACCGAACAGGAGGTCCTCCTCGGCGGCGCGGGCGGTGAGCATCAGCACGGGGACGTCGTTCTCCAGGCGCAGCATCCGGCACACCGAGAACCCGTCCAGGACCGGCAGCATCAGATCGAGGACGACCAGGTCGGGGCCGAGCCTGCGGGCCGCCTCGACGGCGGCCGGTCCGTCGTGGACGACGGTGGCCGTGTGGCCCTCGGCGAGCAGGGAGCGTCTGATCAGCTCGGCCTGCATCGTGTCGTCCTCGGCGACGAGTACATGTGCGCACACGCGGTGAACGGCCCTTTCTCAGCGGGCGAGCCAGGTCTGGTCGCCCATGACGACGACGGGGTGCAGGGCGGGGTCGAGGGTGCCGAGCAGGTCCTTCATGTGCTGCTCGGAGATGCTCACGCAGCCGTGGGTGGGGCCGCCGTGGTCGACGTGGATCCAGATCCCTCCTCCGCGTCCCGTGCCGAGCGGACGGGTCGGGTCGAGCGGTGAAGTACCGGGCCGGCGGTTGTAGTTGATGGCGACAACGTAATCGAAGGATCCCTCCAGCGGCTCGCCCTCGAACCCGGCGCCGGACACGACGAAGCTGCTGTTGCGGTGGTACGGGAGCTTCGTCCCGGGATCGGCCAGGCGGCCGCCGGCGTCGGTGAGGCCGTAGACGCCGACGGGTGAGCGCAGATCGCCGGCCATGTGGTGCTCGCTCCAGCCGTCCCGCGCGTTGTGGGCGGGCCAGCTCGCTCCGGCCCGCCAGCCGGTCGGGGTGCGCCGGTACAGGACGACCGTGGAGAGCGGGGAGTTCTCGTCGCGCCCGGTGACGACGACGACCTGCTCCGCGTCGGCCGGTACGGCGGCCAGGGTCTTCGGCCCGAGGCCGGGTATCCGCGTCGGCTCGGCCTCCGCGGTGGAGGCGGGGGCGTCGGCGCCGGCGACGGGCGCGGGGGCGTCGGCCTGGACGGTGGTGGCCCTGGGCTTGGCGGGCGTGGTGGAGGCCGCGACGCCGCCGCCGCATCCGGTGAGCAGGAGGGATGCGGCGAGCAGCGCCACGCCGGGTCGGTGGGTGATCATGGGTCGACCTTGTCCGACGGTTGTTTGGAACTCGTGAGTTCCTCGCGCCCGTTCGGCTACGGGAGGCTGGGCTTGCCCGGTGTGTACAGCCATGTGGTGAACAGCCGGTGGAGGTTCCTGCCCGACTCCCGCTCCGCCAGTCGCTCGAACTGGGCGGTGGTGCCGTGGCCGTGGCGGTGCTGCTGGGCCCAGGCGCGCAGGATGCGCAGGAACGCCCGGTCGCCGACGGCGTTGCGCAGGACCTGCAGGGTCATCGCGCCGCGGGCGTAGACAGGGGTGCCGAAGATGTTGGCGCCGCTGCCGGGGTCGCCGGGCGGGAACGCCCAGACGCTGTCGGTGGCGGGCTTGGCGTACAGGGCGTCGAAGGACTTCTGGGCGCTGTCGCCGCCGTGCTGCTCGGAGTACAGCCACTCGGCGTAGGTGGCGAAGCCCTCGTTGAGCCAGATGTCCTTCCAGGACGTCAGGGAGACCGAGTCGCCGAACCACTGATGGGCGTTCTCGTGGACGAGGGTGCTCAGGTCGGGGGCGCTGTCGTACACCGGCCTGGTCTGGGTCTCCAGGGCGTAGCCGACGTTGGGGGCGTGGTCGACGAGGGAGCCGGCGGCGCGGTACGGGTAGGGCCCGAACAGCCCGCTCTCCCACTCCAGCACGGACGGCAGCTTCTTGAGCACGGGCGCGGCGGCGTTCGCCTCGCGCGGGTCGACGGCGTCGTACACCTTGATGCCGTCGCGGGTCGTGTACTGCTTGACCTGGAAGTTCCCCACGGTCGCGGTGGCGAGGTAGGCGGCCATGGGTTCCTTCTGCCGCCAGCGGAAGGTGGTCCTGCCGTGGTGCGTGCTCTGTCCGAGCAGGACGCCGTTGGAGACGGCGGTGCGGCCCTGGGGGACGGTGATCGTGATGTCGTACGACGCCTTGTCGAGCGGGTGGTTGTTGGCGGGGAACCAGGTCATGGCGCCCTGCGGTTCCCCGGCGACGAAGGCGCCGTCGTCGGTGGGGATCCAGCCGTCGAGGGAGCCGTCGGGGTCGGTGACGGGGCCGGGCCTGCCCTCGTAGGTGACGGTCACCCGGAAGGTCTGTCCCTTGCGCAGGGGGCGGGCGGGGGTGACGACGAGTTCCTGGCCGTCGCGCCGGTGGGCGGCGGTGCGGCCCTCGACCGTCAGGCCGGTGATCTTCAGGCCCTTGAGGTCGAGGTCGAAGCGGGTGAGGCGCTGGGTGGCGCGGGCGGTGAGGACCGCCTTGCCGGTGAGATGGCGGCTGCTCGGGTCGTAACCGAGCGTCAGACCGTAGTGGGAGACGTGGTAGCCGCCGTTCCCGGCGAGCGGGAAGTACGGGTCGCCGACGCCGGGGGCGCCCACCGAACCGGCCGCGGTGGCGGGACCGGCCGCCGTCAACAGGGCCGCCACGGCGACCGGGACGGTGGCGACGACGGCTTCGCGCCGCAGCAGGGCGGGGCGTCTGCGGGGATGAGTCACGTGCGCTCCTTGGGGGGTGGCGGGTGATCAAACGCCCATCAGACTAGGCAACTCGCCGCCAGGATTCCCCCTCCTCCAGGTCAAGCCGCGCGGCGTCGGGGGACGACCGCGGGCAGGCCCTACGCTCGGGCGGCATGACTGTCCGTGTACGCCGTGTCTACGAACCGCCCGAGCCCGAGGACGGGGTGCGTGTCCTCGTCGACCGGCTGTGGCCGCGCGGCCTGGCCAAGGACGTGGCCAGGATCGACGAATGGCCCAAGGCGATGACCCCCTCGACGGAGCTGCGTCGCTGGTACCACACCGGCGAGGCGTCGTACGAGGAGTTCTCCCGCCGCTACGAGGCGGAGCTGGCCGCCCCCGAGGCGGCCGAACTCCTCGACCACGTCCGTGCGTTGGTCCGGGAGGGGCCGGTGACCCTGCTGACGGCCGCGAAGTCCCCCGAGGAGAGCCACGCGGCCGTGCTGCTGGGGCTGCTGGGCTGACGGCGGGTCAGCCGGTCTGCCGTGCCGCCGCCCGGCCCGCCGCGCGGCCCGAGAACAGGCAGCCGCCGAGGAAGGTGCCTTCGAGGGCGTTGTAGCCGTGGACTCCGCCGCCGCCGAAGCCTGCGACCTCGCCGGCCGCGTACAGGCCCTCGATCGGCCGGCCGTCGGCGCCGAGGGCCCGGGAGTCGAGGTCGGTCTGGATGCCGCCGAGCGTCTTGCGGGTGAGGACGTGCAGCTTGACGGCGATCAGCGGGCCGGCCTCGGGGTCGAGGATGCGGTGCGGGGTGGCGACCCGGCCGAGGCGGTCGCCGATGTAGCGGCGGGCGTTGCGGATGCCCTGCACCTGGGCGTCCTTGCTGTAGGGGTTGTCGATCTGCAGGTCGCGGGCGCGGATCTGGCGGCGCAGTCCGTCGGCGTCGAGCAGCGGCTTGTCGGTGAGGGCGTTCATCTTCTCGACGAGCCGGTCGAGGGTGTCGGCGACGACGAAGTCCGCGCCGTGGTCGAGGAACGCCTGCACGGGGGCGGGGGCGCCCTTGCCGAGCAGCCGGTCGCGCAGGACCGCGCGGCGGTCCTTGGCGGTGATGTCGGGGTTCTGCTCGGAGCCGGAGAGCGCGAACTCCTTCTCGACGATCTTCTGGCTGAGGACGAACCAGGAGTGGTCGTGTCCGGCGATGTCCTCGGTGGTGCGCAGGTGCTTGAGGGTGTTGAGGGTGTCGTAGCCCGGCAGGCAGGGGTCGGGCAGCCGGCGGCCGAGCGCGTCGAACCACATCGAGGACGGGCCGGGCAGGATGCGGATGCCGTGGCCGGGCCAGATGGAGTCCCAGTTCTGGATGCCCTCGGTGTAGTGCCACATGCGGTCGCGGTTGACGAGACGGACGCCGGCCTCGGCGCTGATGTCGAGCATGCGGCCGTCGACGTAGGCGGGCACGCCGGTGACCATCTCGGCGGGCGGGGTGCCCAGGCGCTCGGGCCAGTAGCGGCGCACGATCTCGTGGTTGGCGCCGATGCCGCCGCTGGTGACGACGACGGCCTGGGCGGTCAGCTCGAACGCGCCGATCGCGTCACGGTTGGAGGCGACGCCGCGCGCGGAGTCGTCGGGCGCGAGGACCGTGCCGCGTACACCGCGGGCGGCGCCGTCCGTCACGACCAGTTCGTCGACGCGGTGGCGGTGGTGGAAGGTCAGCAGACCGTCCTTCGCGGCCTGCTTGGCGTAGCGGGCGAACGGC
It includes:
- a CDS encoding DUF488 domain-containing protein translates to MTVRVRRVYEPPEPEDGVRVLVDRLWPRGLAKDVARIDEWPKAMTPSTELRRWYHTGEASYEEFSRRYEAELAAPEAAELLDHVRALVREGPVTLLTAAKSPEESHAAVLLGLLG
- a CDS encoding L,D-transpeptidase family protein, which produces MITHRPGVALLAASLLLTGCGGGVAASTTPAKPRATTVQADAPAPVAGADAPASTAEAEPTRIPGLGPKTLAAVPADAEQVVVVTGRDENSPLSTVVLYRRTPTGWRAGASWPAHNARDGWSEHHMAGDLRSPVGVYGLTDAGGRLADPGTKLPYHRNSSFVVSGAGFEGEPLEGSFDYVVAINYNRRPGTSPLDPTRPLGTGRGGGIWIHVDHGGPTHGCVSISEQHMKDLLGTLDPALHPVVVMGDQTWLAR
- a CDS encoding M1 family metallopeptidase, with the protein product MTHPRRRPALLRREAVVATVPVAVAALLTAAGPATAAGSVGAPGVGDPYFPLAGNGGYHVSHYGLTLGYDPSSRHLTGKAVLTARATQRLTRFDLDLKGLKITGLTVEGRTAAHRRDGQELVVTPARPLRKGQTFRVTVTYEGRPGPVTDPDGSLDGWIPTDDGAFVAGEPQGAMTWFPANNHPLDKASYDITITVPQGRTAVSNGVLLGQSTHHGRTTFRWRQKEPMAAYLATATVGNFQVKQYTTRDGIKVYDAVDPREANAAAPVLKKLPSVLEWESGLFGPYPYRAAGSLVDHAPNVGYALETQTRPVYDSAPDLSTLVHENAHQWFGDSVSLTSWKDIWLNEGFATYAEWLYSEQHGGDSAQKSFDALYAKPATDSVWAFPPGDPGSGANIFGTPVYARGAMTLQVLRNAVGDRAFLRILRAWAQQHRHGHGTTAQFERLAERESGRNLHRLFTTWLYTPGKPSLP
- a CDS encoding FAD-binding dehydrogenase; amino-acid sequence: MDADVIVVGAGLAGLVAAHELTSRGRRVALVDQENAANLGGQAFWSFGGLFLVDSPEQRRLGIKDSLDLAWNDWQGSAQFDRTEDEDSWAVRWARAYVEWAAGEKRTWLTGHGISLLPTVGWAERGDLRADGHGNSVPRFHVAWGTGTGVVEPFARYAKQAAKDGLLTFHHRHRVDELVVTDGAARGVRGTVLAPDDSARGVASNRDAIGAFELTAQAVVVTSGGIGANHEIVRRYWPERLGTPPAEMVTGVPAYVDGRMLDISAEAGVRLVNRDRMWHYTEGIQNWDSIWPGHGIRILPGPSSMWFDALGRRLPDPCLPGYDTLNTLKHLRTTEDIAGHDHSWFVLSQKIVEKEFALSGSEQNPDITAKDRRAVLRDRLLGKGAPAPVQAFLDHGADFVVADTLDRLVEKMNALTDKPLLDADGLRRQIRARDLQIDNPYSKDAQVQGIRNARRYIGDRLGRVATPHRILDPEAGPLIAVKLHVLTRKTLGGIQTDLDSRALGADGRPIEGLYAAGEVAGFGGGGVHGYNALEGTFLGGCLFSGRAAGRAAARQTG